From a single Intestinibaculum porci genomic region:
- a CDS encoding glycoside-pentoside-hexuronide (GPH):cation symporter, translating to MNNKTLTGREKASYGLGAVGKDMVYMLSASYILYYFQDIMGVSAYAMAVILLVARVFDAFNDPVMGVIVAKTRTRFGKFRPWLLIGTLTNSVVLFAMFACPPALNGAGLIAYAAIFYILWGVTYTMMDIPFWSMIPAFTRGGEERENLTALARSCSGVGSAIVTIFTLLAVHALGSAFGGTSAKDIERIGFKWFALIIAILFAVFIIITCLNIKEKSSVSMPAASVKDMFVSLVHNDQAMAVVVTIVLINTAMYITSNLVIYFFKYDLGGSGWYNNYTLFNTVAGAAQILAMMALYPLLRRALKIANTHIFYISLAMSVIGYIVLLLFAISGSKLLAVYLIPGVLIMAASGINNVLTTIFLANTVDYGEIKNHRRDESVIFSMQTFVVKLASGIAAFVASITLGILSLSDKATTTAQQTFDFASAVSLAQKMGLRLVVTLIPMAGIIIAFFWFRKKYILTDEKVEALANEVAHLHEKQK from the coding sequence ATGAACAATAAAACGTTAACAGGACGAGAAAAAGCCTCCTATGGACTTGGCGCAGTAGGAAAAGACATGGTCTACATGCTTTCTGCCAGCTATATCCTTTATTACTTTCAAGATATTATGGGCGTGAGTGCTTATGCCATGGCAGTCATTCTGCTAGTCGCCAGAGTCTTCGATGCCTTTAATGATCCCGTCATGGGCGTGATCGTCGCCAAAACAAGAACACGTTTTGGCAAATTCCGACCATGGCTGCTCATTGGGACACTGACTAATTCGGTTGTTCTTTTTGCCATGTTTGCCTGTCCGCCAGCATTAAATGGTGCGGGATTAATCGCTTATGCCGCCATCTTCTATATTTTATGGGGCGTCACTTATACCATGATGGATATTCCTTTCTGGTCAATGATTCCCGCCTTTACCAGAGGCGGCGAGGAAAGAGAAAACCTCACTGCTCTTGCCAGATCCTGTTCTGGGGTCGGTTCGGCGATTGTCACAATCTTCACTTTATTAGCCGTTCATGCCTTAGGCAGCGCTTTTGGCGGCACCTCTGCCAAAGACATTGAACGTATTGGTTTCAAATGGTTTGCTCTCATCATTGCCATATTGTTTGCCGTCTTTATCATCATTACTTGTCTCAATATTAAAGAAAAATCATCTGTCTCTATGCCGGCTGCCAGTGTCAAGGATATGTTTGTATCACTTGTTCATAATGATCAGGCCATGGCGGTTGTCGTGACGATTGTCTTAATCAATACAGCGATGTATATTACATCTAATTTAGTGATCTATTTCTTTAAGTATGATTTAGGCGGATCGGGCTGGTATAATAATTATACCCTTTTTAATACCGTCGCCGGGGCGGCGCAGATTTTGGCCATGATGGCCCTTTATCCGCTGTTAAGACGTGCTTTAAAAATTGCCAATACGCATATTTTCTATATCAGTTTAGCCATGTCGGTGATCGGCTATATTGTTTTACTATTATTTGCTATTTCAGGATCAAAGCTTTTAGCTGTGTATTTGATTCCTGGTGTTCTGATTATGGCAGCCTCAGGCATCAATAATGTTTTAACCACGATCTTTCTTGCCAACACCGTCGATTACGGGGAAATCAAAAACCATCGCCGTGATGAATCTGTCATTTTCTCCATGCAGACTTTTGTCGTGAAATTAGCGTCAGGGATTGCGGCTTTCGTGGCATCGATTACGTTAGGCATACTCTCTTTATCGGACAAAGCCACGACCACTGCCCAGCAGACCTTTGACTTTGCCAGTGCAGTCTCACTTGCGCAGAAAATGGGTTTGCGCCTGGTTGTCACTCTCATTCCGATGGCTGGTATTATTATTGCCTTCTTCTGGTTTAGAAAGAAATATATATTAACAGATGAAAAAGTAGAAGCCTTAGCCAACGAAGTGGCCCATCTTCACGAAAAACAAAAATAA